A stretch of the Comamonas testosteroni TK102 genome encodes the following:
- the aceE gene encoding pyruvate dehydrogenase (acetyl-transferring), homodimeric type yields MTAQTDPKGAGFPAGLDQQESREWMDALSAVIDREGADYAHKLIEDLLEHARQNSVDMPFSANTGYVNTIETDQEEKCPGNLEIEGRLRAYMRWNAMAMVVKANRIHPPEGGDLGGHIGSFASLANMFAAGFNHFWHAENENHGGDCLYIQGHVSPGIYARAYLEGRISEEQLLNFRQEVDGKGLSSYPHPKLMPDFWQFPTVSMGLGPLMAIYQARFLKYLHARGIANTENRKVWVFCGDGEMDEVESLGAIGLASRENLDNLVFVINCNLQRLDGPVRGNGKIIQELEGEFRGAGWNVIKLLWGKGWDELLAKDKDGVLKKIMMECNDGDYQAFKANDGAYVRQHFFGRDPRALKMVEHMSDDEIWNLRRGGHDSQKVYAAFAAANGHKGQPTVLLVKTVKGFGMGKIGEGKNNVHQTKKLSDEDIKAFRDRFNIPIPDSQIADIPFYKPADDTPEMKYLHERRKALGGYLPHRRQQADEQFTAPALDTFKAILEPTPEGREISTTQAYVRFLTQLLRDKNIGPRVVPILVDEARTFGMEGLFRQVGIYNPHGQQYTPVDKDQVMYYREDKAGQILQEGINEAGGMSSWIAAATSYSHSNRVMIPFYVYYSMFGFQRIGDLAWAAGDLQARGFLLGGTSGRTTLNGEGLQHEDGHSHILANTIPNCVTYDPTFAHEVAVIMQDGLRRMVQNQENIFYYITLLNENYPMPGLEAGTEEQILKGMYMVKPGQKVPESGLRVQLLGSGTILRESFFAQELLEKDWGVAADVWSCPSFNELTREGQEVDRFNMLHPLEAAKVPFVSQQLAAHPGPVIASTDYMKAYAEQIRPYMPKGRTYKVLGTDGFGRSDFRAKLREHFEVNRHYIVVAALRGLADEGKINATTVAEAIKKYGINVDKINPLHA; encoded by the coding sequence ATGACAGCTCAGACTGATCCCAAAGGCGCTGGCTTTCCGGCCGGCCTGGACCAACAAGAATCGCGCGAGTGGATGGATGCCCTCTCCGCGGTGATCGACCGCGAAGGTGCGGACTATGCTCACAAGCTGATCGAGGATCTGCTTGAACACGCTCGCCAGAACAGCGTGGACATGCCTTTCTCGGCCAATACCGGCTATGTGAACACCATCGAGACCGATCAGGAAGAAAAGTGCCCCGGCAACCTCGAAATCGAAGGTCGTCTGCGTGCCTATATGCGCTGGAACGCCATGGCCATGGTGGTCAAGGCCAACCGTATTCACCCCCCCGAAGGTGGTGATCTGGGTGGTCACATCGGCTCCTTCGCTTCGCTGGCCAATATGTTTGCGGCCGGCTTCAACCATTTCTGGCATGCCGAGAACGAAAACCACGGCGGCGACTGCCTGTACATCCAGGGTCACGTCTCGCCCGGCATCTATGCCCGCGCCTACCTGGAAGGCCGCATCTCCGAAGAGCAGCTGCTGAACTTCCGCCAGGAAGTGGACGGCAAGGGTCTGTCGAGCTACCCCCACCCCAAGCTGATGCCCGACTTCTGGCAGTTCCCCACGGTGTCCATGGGTCTGGGCCCGCTGATGGCCATCTACCAGGCACGTTTCCTGAAGTATCTGCACGCACGCGGCATTGCCAACACCGAAAACCGCAAGGTCTGGGTGTTCTGCGGCGACGGTGAAATGGATGAGGTGGAATCCCTGGGCGCCATCGGTCTGGCTTCGCGCGAGAACCTGGACAACCTGGTCTTCGTGATCAACTGCAATCTGCAGCGCCTGGACGGTCCTGTGCGCGGCAACGGCAAGATCATTCAGGAGCTGGAAGGCGAATTCCGCGGTGCCGGCTGGAACGTCATCAAGCTGCTGTGGGGCAAGGGCTGGGACGAACTGCTGGCCAAGGACAAGGACGGCGTGCTCAAGAAGATCATGATGGAGTGCAACGACGGCGACTATCAGGCTTTCAAGGCCAACGATGGTGCCTATGTTCGCCAGCATTTCTTCGGTCGCGATCCTCGAGCCCTGAAGATGGTCGAGCACATGTCCGACGACGAAATCTGGAACCTGCGCCGCGGTGGCCACGATTCGCAGAAGGTCTATGCAGCATTTGCCGCGGCCAACGGCCACAAGGGTCAGCCTACCGTGCTGCTGGTCAAGACCGTCAAGGGCTTCGGCATGGGCAAGATCGGTGAAGGCAAGAACAACGTTCACCAGACCAAGAAGCTGAGCGACGAGGACATCAAGGCCTTCCGCGACCGCTTCAATATCCCGATCCCCGACAGCCAGATCGCGGACATCCCCTTCTATAAGCCGGCCGACGATACGCCGGAAATGAAGTATCTGCACGAGCGCCGCAAGGCTCTGGGCGGCTACCTGCCACATCGTCGCCAGCAAGCTGACGAGCAGTTCACCGCTCCTGCACTGGACACCTTCAAGGCCATCCTGGAGCCCACACCCGAAGGCCGTGAGATATCCACGACCCAGGCTTATGTGCGTTTCCTGACGCAGCTGTTGCGCGACAAGAACATCGGCCCCCGCGTGGTGCCCATCCTTGTGGACGAAGCCCGTACCTTCGGTATGGAAGGCCTGTTCCGTCAGGTCGGCATCTACAACCCCCACGGTCAGCAATACACCCCGGTCGACAAGGATCAGGTGATGTACTACCGCGAGGACAAGGCCGGCCAGATCCTGCAGGAAGGTATCAACGAAGCCGGCGGCATGTCCAGCTGGATCGCTGCGGCCACCAGCTACAGCCATAGCAACCGGGTCATGATCCCGTTCTATGTGTACTACTCGATGTTCGGCTTCCAGCGCATCGGCGACCTGGCCTGGGCGGCTGGCGACCTGCAAGCGCGCGGCTTCCTGCTGGGCGGCACCTCGGGCCGTACCACGCTGAACGGCGAAGGCCTGCAGCACGAAGACGGTCACAGCCACATCCTGGCCAACACCATCCCCAACTGCGTGACCTACGACCCCACCTTCGCTCACGAAGTGGCCGTGATCATGCAAGACGGTCTGCGTCGCATGGTGCAGAACCAGGAAAACATCTTCTACTACATCACGCTGCTGAACGAAAACTACCCCATGCCCGGCCTGGAAGCCGGCACGGAAGAGCAGATCCTCAAGGGCATGTACATGGTCAAGCCTGGCCAGAAGGTGCCCGAGAGCGGCCTGCGCGTTCAACTGCTGGGCTCCGGCACCATCCTGCGCGAATCCTTCTTCGCCCAGGAACTGCTGGAAAAGGACTGGGGCGTTGCCGCCGATGTGTGGAGCTGCCCGTCGTTCAACGAACTGACCCGCGAAGGTCAGGAAGTGGACCGCTTCAACATGCTGCACCCTCTGGAAGCCGCCAAGGTTCCGTTCGTGTCCCAGCAACTGGCTGCCCACCCCGGCCCCGTGATCGCGTCGACCGACTACATGAAGGCCTACGCCGAGCAGATCCGTCCCTACATGCCCAAGGGCCGTACCTACAAGGTGCTGGGTACCGACGGTTTCGGACGTTCGGACTTCCGCGCCAAGCTGCGTGAACACTTCGAAGTCAACCGTCACTACATCGTGGTGGCTGCACTGCGCGGTCTGGCCGATGAAGGCAAGATCAACGCCACGACCGTGGCCGAAGCGATCAAGAAGTACGGCATCAACGTCGACAAGATCAACCCGCTGCACGCCTAA
- the lpdA gene encoding dihydrolipoyl dehydrogenase, whose translation MSLIDIKVPNIGDFAEVGVIELLVNPGDTVAVDQSLITVESDKASMEIPSSHAGVVKEIKVKVGDKVAEGSLVLTLEAAADAGAPAQAAAPAPAAAAPAPVAAPVAAAPAPVASNFAGTVDMDCDVVVLGGGPGGYSAAFRAADLGLKVVLVERYATLGGVCLNVGCIPSKALLHVAAVMDEVKHLEVAGVKFAAPEVNIDQLRGHKEKVIGKLTGGLGQMAKMRKVTVVRGYGNFVSANHIEVEETTGSGQEKTGSKKVVQFKNAIIAAGSQAVHLPFMPKDPRVVDSTGALELKEVPKRMLILGGGIIGLEMGTVYSTLGARLDVVEMMDGLMQGADRDLVKVWQKMNAPRFDNIMVNTKTVGAEATPEGIKVTFAPAKDGVTVPEPQTYDLVLQAVGRTPNGKKISAEKAGVAVTDRGFIDVDIQMRTNVPNIFAIGDIVGQPMLAHKAVHEAHVAAEVIAGELQGNKELAAAAFNARVIPSVAYTDPEVAWVGLTEDQAKAQGIKVKKGLFPWAASGRAIANGRDEGFTKLLFDDSPEAHGHGRILGGGMVGTHAGDMIGEIALAIEMGADTVDIGKTIHPHPTLGESIGMAAEVAHGSCTDVPPARK comes from the coding sequence ATGAGCCTCATCGATATCAAGGTACCCAATATCGGCGACTTCGCCGAAGTGGGCGTGATCGAACTGCTGGTCAACCCCGGCGACACCGTGGCCGTGGACCAGTCCCTCATTACCGTGGAGAGCGACAAGGCCTCCATGGAGATTCCTTCCAGCCATGCCGGCGTCGTGAAGGAAATCAAGGTCAAGGTCGGCGACAAGGTTGCCGAAGGCTCGCTGGTGCTGACACTGGAAGCCGCAGCCGACGCAGGCGCACCTGCTCAGGCAGCAGCCCCTGCGCCTGCCGCAGCCGCTCCCGCACCTGTGGCAGCCCCCGTGGCTGCTGCTCCTGCGCCCGTGGCCAGCAACTTTGCCGGCACCGTGGACATGGACTGTGACGTGGTCGTTCTGGGTGGTGGCCCTGGCGGCTATTCGGCAGCCTTCCGCGCTGCTGACCTGGGCCTCAAGGTCGTGCTGGTCGAGCGTTATGCCACCCTGGGCGGCGTCTGCCTGAACGTGGGTTGCATCCCATCCAAGGCACTGCTGCACGTGGCTGCCGTGATGGACGAAGTCAAGCACCTGGAAGTGGCCGGCGTGAAGTTTGCTGCTCCCGAAGTCAACATCGACCAGCTGCGCGGCCACAAGGAAAAGGTCATCGGCAAGCTGACCGGCGGTCTGGGCCAGATGGCCAAGATGCGCAAGGTCACCGTCGTGCGCGGCTACGGCAACTTCGTGTCTGCCAACCACATCGAAGTTGAAGAAACCACCGGTTCCGGCCAGGAAAAGACCGGCAGCAAGAAGGTTGTTCAGTTCAAGAACGCCATCATTGCCGCAGGCTCGCAAGCCGTGCATCTGCCCTTCATGCCCAAGGACCCCCGCGTGGTCGATTCCACCGGCGCCCTGGAACTGAAGGAAGTGCCCAAGCGCATGCTGATTCTGGGCGGCGGCATCATCGGCCTGGAAATGGGCACCGTCTACTCCACGCTGGGCGCGCGCCTGGACGTGGTCGAAATGATGGACGGCCTGATGCAGGGCGCCGACCGCGATCTGGTCAAGGTCTGGCAGAAGATGAACGCGCCACGCTTCGACAACATCATGGTCAACACCAAGACCGTGGGTGCAGAAGCCACGCCAGAAGGCATCAAGGTTACGTTCGCTCCTGCCAAGGACGGCGTCACCGTGCCCGAACCCCAGACCTACGATCTGGTGCTGCAAGCCGTGGGCCGCACGCCCAACGGCAAGAAGATCAGCGCCGAAAAGGCTGGCGTGGCCGTGACCGACCGCGGCTTTATCGACGTCGACATCCAGATGCGCACCAATGTGCCCAACATCTTCGCGATCGGCGACATCGTGGGTCAGCCCATGCTGGCACACAAGGCCGTGCACGAAGCGCATGTGGCCGCCGAGGTCATCGCTGGCGAGCTGCAAGGCAACAAGGAGCTGGCTGCTGCCGCCTTCAACGCCCGAGTGATTCCATCGGTCGCCTACACCGACCCCGAAGTGGCATGGGTGGGCCTGACAGAAGACCAGGCCAAGGCACAAGGCATCAAGGTCAAGAAGGGCCTGTTCCCCTGGGCCGCCTCGGGCCGCGCCATCGCCAACGGCCGCGACGAAGGCTTCACCAAGCTGCTGTTTGATGACTCCCCCGAAGCCCACGGCCACGGCCGCATCCTGGGCGGCGGCATGGTCGGCACGCATGCCGGCGACATGATCGGTGAAATCGCCCTGGCCATCGAAATGGGCGCCGACACCGTGGATATCGGCAAGACCATCCACCCCCACCCAACCCTTGGCGAATCCATCGGCATGGCGGCGGAAGTGGCCCACGGTTCCTGCACGGACGTACCACCAGCACGCAAGTAA
- the aceF gene encoding dihydrolipoyllysine-residue acetyltransferase — translation MALTEIKVPDIGDFSEVGVIEVLVKVGDTIKVEQSLITVESDKASMEIPSSQAGVVKEIKVALGDKVKEGSVVVMLETADAAPAPAAVAPAPVAAAPVAAAPAPVAAAPAASSTVDLKIPDIGDFKDVAVIEMLVKVGDTVAVEQSLFTVESDKASMEIPSPSAGTITALTIKLGDTVNVGDVVGQMTVQGAAAAPVQAAAAVAAPVAAPVAAAPAPVVAAPVATAAPVAAPAAHNPTVAPSGQLPHASPSVRKFARELGVPLAEVKGSGNKGRITAEDIQSFTKSVMAGAVQTLAQQAVAPKSSGGNVGGLEVLAWPKVDFAKFGAVERKELSRIKKISGANLHRNWVVIPHVTNNDEADITELEAFRVSTNAESAKAKSDVKVTMLAFVIKAVVAALKKFPEFNASLDGDTLVYKQYFNIGFAADTPNGLVVPVLKDADKKGILQISQEMGELAKKARDGKLGAADMQGGCFSISSLGGIGGTNFTPIINAPEVAILGLSKGAMKPVWDGKQFVPRLMLPLSLSYDHRVIDGAAAARFNAYLGAVLADYRRILL, via the coding sequence ATGGCATTGACAGAAATCAAGGTCCCCGATATCGGCGACTTCTCCGAAGTCGGCGTGATCGAAGTGCTGGTCAAGGTGGGTGACACCATCAAGGTCGAGCAGTCCCTGATTACCGTGGAGTCCGACAAGGCCTCCATGGAAATCCCCTCCAGCCAGGCTGGCGTGGTCAAGGAAATCAAGGTTGCTCTTGGCGACAAGGTCAAGGAAGGCTCCGTGGTCGTGATGCTGGAAACCGCTGATGCGGCTCCCGCTCCTGCCGCCGTAGCGCCTGCCCCTGTGGCTGCTGCACCCGTGGCCGCAGCTCCTGCACCCGTGGCAGCCGCCCCTGCAGCATCTTCCACCGTGGACTTGAAGATCCCTGATATCGGCGACTTCAAGGACGTGGCCGTGATCGAGATGCTCGTCAAGGTGGGTGATACTGTGGCAGTCGAGCAATCGCTGTTCACCGTGGAGTCCGACAAGGCCTCGATGGAAATCCCTTCGCCCTCGGCCGGCACCATCACGGCGCTGACCATCAAGCTGGGTGACACCGTCAACGTGGGCGACGTCGTCGGGCAGATGACAGTGCAGGGCGCAGCCGCTGCCCCCGTGCAGGCTGCCGCTGCCGTGGCTGCACCGGTTGCCGCACCTGTGGCGGCAGCACCTGCACCCGTGGTTGCCGCTCCCGTGGCCACTGCTGCTCCTGTGGCAGCACCTGCGGCCCACAACCCCACCGTGGCTCCCTCGGGTCAGCTGCCCCATGCCTCGCCTTCGGTGCGCAAGTTCGCTCGCGAACTGGGCGTGCCTCTGGCAGAAGTCAAGGGCTCGGGCAACAAGGGCCGCATCACAGCGGAAGACATCCAGTCCTTCACCAAGTCGGTGATGGCTGGCGCCGTGCAGACCCTGGCCCAGCAGGCTGTGGCTCCCAAGTCGTCCGGCGGCAACGTCGGCGGTCTGGAGGTGCTGGCCTGGCCCAAGGTCGACTTCGCCAAGTTTGGCGCGGTCGAGCGCAAGGAACTGTCCCGCATCAAGAAGATCTCGGGTGCCAACCTGCATCGCAACTGGGTGGTCATCCCCCACGTCACCAACAATGACGAGGCTGACATCACCGAGCTGGAAGCCTTCCGCGTGTCCACCAATGCCGAAAGCGCCAAGGCCAAGAGCGACGTCAAGGTGACGATGCTGGCTTTCGTGATCAAGGCCGTGGTGGCTGCGCTCAAGAAGTTCCCCGAGTTCAATGCCTCTCTGGACGGCGACACTCTGGTCTACAAGCAGTACTTCAACATCGGCTTTGCCGCCGACACGCCGAACGGCCTGGTCGTTCCCGTGCTCAAGGACGCCGACAAGAAGGGCATTCTGCAGATCAGCCAGGAAATGGGCGAGCTGGCCAAGAAGGCCCGTGACGGCAAGCTGGGCGCTGCAGACATGCAAGGCGGCTGTTTCTCGATCTCGTCTCTGGGCGGCATCGGCGGCACCAACTTCACGCCCATCATCAATGCGCCTGAAGTCGCCATCCTGGGTCTGTCCAAGGGTGCCATGAAGCCCGTGTGGGACGGCAAGCAGTTCGTGCCCCGTCTGATGCTGCCTCTGAGCCTGTCGTACGACCATCGCGTCATCGACGGTGCAGCTGCCGCACGCTTCAACGCCTACCTGGGCGCTGTGCTGGCCGACTACCGCCGCATCCTGCTCTAA